In Rutidosis leptorrhynchoides isolate AG116_Rl617_1_P2 chromosome 2, CSIRO_AGI_Rlap_v1, whole genome shotgun sequence, one genomic interval encodes:
- the LOC139888805 gene encoding uncharacterized protein: protein MGSRLRGSNSDSEDLRIVQLIQEIEDDDSEVESAPSIPRVRGYIPREWEVAAQHLPTFTTIQKCTSVIRQLAYGTAPDMWDEYLQMSEQTSILCLDYFCMCIITLYKKEYMRSPNARDVARLYSAHEERHGFRGMLGSIDCMHWEWRNCPVALKGQYTRGDHKKLTLMLEAVASYDLWIWHAFFGMAGSNNDINVLNQSPIFDKLKNGTFPSAPFEVNGNEYSKGYYLADGIYPDWATLVKGYSCPT, encoded by the exons ATGGGTTCGAGGTTACGGGGGTCTAATTCTGACTCCGAAGATTTGCGGATTGTTCAATTAATTCAAGAAATAGAAGATGATGATTCTGAAGTTGAATCGGCACCATCTATTCCGAGAGTTAGAGGTTACATCCCTAGGGAATGGGAGGTTGCTGCACAACATTT ACCTACATTTACTACTATACAAAAATGTACGTCGGTTATACGTCAATTGGCGTATGGCACCGCTCCCGATATGTGGGATGAATATTTGCAAATGAGTGAGCAAACTTCGATACTATGTCTGGATTACTTTTGTATGTGTATTATTACATTGTACAAAAAAGAATACATGCGATCTCCAAATGCACGCGATGTTGCTAGATTGTATAGTGCTCACGAGGAGAGACATGGGTTTAGGGGTATGCTCGGTAGTATAGATTGTATGCACTGGGAGTGGAGGAATTGTCCTGTTGCTTTAAAAGGACAATACACTAGGGGTGATCACAAGAAACTGACCCTTATGCTTGAAGCTGTTGCTTCTTATGACTTGTGGATTTGGCATGCTTTTTTTGGGATGGCGGGTTCCAACAATGATATCAACGTTTTGAACCAATCACCTATATTTGATAAacttaagaacggaacatttccatCCGCACCATTTGAGGTAAATGGGAATGAATATAGCAAAGGATATTACCTTGCGGATGGTATATATCCCGATTGGGCAACTTTAGTTAAAGGATATTCATGTCCTACTTAA